One genomic region from Rhinoraja longicauda isolate Sanriku21f chromosome 34, sRhiLon1.1, whole genome shotgun sequence encodes:
- the LOC144609557 gene encoding uncharacterized protein LOC144609557: MSPPRPLAAFKLLCAAASRFISHSVLSVRESLCRVADMTETAAAEAAPPAVPAAKTKAPKKKAAARSKAAGPNLGDRIDKLVADCHDRHGLSLVAIKKGLAADGVDLMKSRRLILLCIRKRVENGVLVQNKGSFKTGKGEAAVKPIKKAKVPAAKTSKSKKPTAKKTPIKKSVAKSTTKKTTAKKVVAKKPAAKKTAAKKSSPKKASPKKPKKVAVKMAAKKPAKRQTKPKSAKPKKAATKK, from the coding sequence ATGTCTCCGCCCCGTCCGCTCGCTGCCTTTAAGTTGCTCTGTGCCGCCGCCTCTCGCTTCATTTCTCACTCAGTCCTGAGTGTCAGAGAGAGCTTGTGCAGAGTCGCCGACATGACCGAGACCGCAGCCGCCGAAGCGGCTCCTCCAGCCGTCCCCGCCGCTAAAACCAAGGCTCCCAAGAAGAAGGCGGCCGCCCGGAGCAAGGCAGCCGGTCCCAATCTGGGCGACCGGATCGACAAGCTTGTGGCGGATTGCCACGATCGCCATGGGCTGTCTTTAGTTGCGATAAAGAAGGGTCTGGCCGCCGACGGCGTAGATCTGATGAAGTCCCGCCGCCTGATCCTGTTGTGCATCAGGAAGAGAGTAGAAAACGGTGTCCTGGTTCAGAACAAGGGCTCCTTCAAGACCGGTAAGGGAGAAGCCGCCGTGAAACCGATAAAGAAAGCAAAGGTTCCTGCAGCCAAGACATCCAAGAGCAAGAAACCGACGGCCAAGAAAACCCCGATCAAGAAATCAGTGGCAAAATCTACCACCAAGAAAACTACCGCTAAGAAAGTTGTGGCCAAGAAACCAGCGGCTAAAAAAACGGCGGCGAAGAAATCATCACCGAAGAAGGCATCGCCGAAAAAACCCAAGAAGGTCGCAGTGAAAATGGCAGCAAAGAAGCCGGCAAAACGACAGACAAAGCCGAAATCGGCGAAACCCAAGAAGGCAGCGAccaaaaagtga
- the LOC144609394 gene encoding histone H3 has translation MARTKQTARKSTGGKAPRKQLATKAARKSAPATGGVKKPHRYRPGTVALREIRRYQKSTELLIRKLPFQRLVREIAQDFKTDLRFQSSAVMALQEASEAYLVGLFEDTNLCAIHAKRVTIMPKDIQLARRIRGERA, from the coding sequence ATGGCCCGGACCAAGCAGACAGCGCGCAAATCGACCGGAGGGAAAGCTCCTCGCAAACAGCTGGCGACCAAAGCGGCGCGGAAGAGCGCTCCAGCCACGGGCGGAGTGAAGAAGCCTCATCGCTACAGGCCCGGCACCGTGGCTCTGAGGGAGATCCGGCGCTACCAGAAATCCACCGAGCTGCTCATCCGCAAACTGCCCTTCCAGCGCCTGGTGCGGGAGATCGCTCAGGACTTCAAGACAGACCTGCGCTTCCAGAGCTCGGCCGTCATGGCCCTGCAGGAGGCCAGCGAGGCATACCTGGTGGGGCTCTTTGAGGACACCAACCTGTGCGCCATCCACGCCAAGCGAGTCACCATCATGCCCAAAGACATCCAGCTGGCCCGCCGCATCCGCGGGGAGCGCGCCTGA
- the LOC144609448 gene encoding histone H4: MSGRGKGGKGLGKGGAKRHRKVLRDNIQGITKPAIRRLARRGGVKRISGLIYEETRGVLKVFLENVIRDAVTYTEHAKRKTVTAMDVVYALKRQGRTLYGFGG; this comes from the coding sequence ATGTCTGGCCGAGGGAAAGGAGGCAAAGGTCTGGGCAAAGGTGGAGCAAAGCGGCACCGAAAAGTGCTTCGCGATAACATCCAGGGCATCACCAAGCCAGCCATCCGCCGCCTGGCTCGGCGTGGCGGGGTCAAGCGGATCTCGGGTCTGATCTACGAGGAGACCCGCGGGGTGCTGAAGGTTTTCCTGGAGAATGTGATCAGGGACGCGGTCACCTACACCGAGCACGCCAAGCGCAAGACAGTCACtgccatggatgtggtgtacgctcTGAAACGCCAGGGCCGCACTCTCTACGGGTTCGGCGGATAA
- the LOC144609596 gene encoding histone H2A-like has protein sequence MTGRGKTGSKAKAKPKWRSSQAGLQFPVGRVHRLLRKGNYDEHYLTAEILKLAGNAARDNKKTRIIPRHLQLAVRNDEELNKLLGEVLPIAQGGVLPKSKFETMEGVGFVKCDQERFLKQYVEGPGREEAILGLLLGNQAEQVTEVSVGIQ, from the exons ATGACTGGACGAGGGAAAACCGGCAGCAAAGCCAAGGCCAAGCCTAAATGGCGCTCATCCCAGGCCGGACTGCAGTTCCCGGTGGGCCGTGTTCACAGGCTCCTGAGAAAGGGCAACTATGATGAGCAT TATCTGACGGCTGAAATCCTCAAGCTGGCCGGCAACGCGGCCCGGGACAACAAGAAGACCCGCATCATCCCCAGACACCTGCAGCTGGCCGTCCGCAACGACGAGGAGCTCAACAAGCTGCTGGGAGAGGTGCTGCCCATCGCTCAGGGCGGGGTGCTGCCCAAGAGCAA ATTCGAGACTATGGAAGGGGTGGGATTTGTTAAATGCgaccaggaaagatttctcaaacaaTATGTGGAAGGGCCTGGCAGAGAGGAGGCGATACTGGGCCTCCTATTGGGAAATCAGGCggagcaagtgactgaagtgtcagtgggcatCCAGTGA
- the LOC144609424 gene encoding histone H3, whose amino-acid sequence MARTKQTARKSTGGKAPRKQLATKAARKSAPATGGVKKPHRYRPGTVALREIRRYQKSTELLIRKLPFQRLVREIAQDFKTDLRFQSSAVMALQEASEAYLVGLFEDTNLCAIHAKRVTIMPKDIQLARRIRGERA is encoded by the coding sequence ATGGCCCGGACCAAGCAGACAGCGCGCAAATCGACCGGAGGGAAAGCTCCTCGCAAACAGCTAGCGACCAAAGCGGCGCGGAAGAGCGCTCCAGCCACGGGCGGAGTGAAGAAGCCTCATCGCTACAGGCCCGGCACCGTGGCTCTGAGGGAGATCCGGCGCTACCAGAAATCCACCGAGCTGCTCATCCGCAAACTGCCCTTCCAGCGCCTGGTGCGGGAGATCGCTCAGGACTTCAAGACAGACCTGCGCTTCCAGAGCTCGGCCGTCATGGCCCTGCAGGAGGCCAGCGAGGCTTACCTGGTGGGGCTCTTTGAGGACACCAACCTGTGCGCCATCCACGCCAAGCGAGTCACCATCATGCCCAAAGACATCCAGCTGGCCCGCCGCATCCGCGGGGAGCGCGCCTGA
- the LOC144609712 gene encoding histone H4-like yields the protein MSGRGKGGKGLGKGGAKRHRKVLCDNIQGITKPAFRGLARRGGVKRISGLIYEETRGVLKVFLENVIRDEVTYTEHAKRKTVTAMDVVYALKRQGRTLYGFGG from the coding sequence ATGTCTGGCCGAGGGAAAGGAGGCAAAGGTCTGGGCAAAGGCGGAGCAAAGCGGCACCGAAAAGTACTTTGCGATAACATCCAGGGCATCACCAAGCCAGCTTTCCGCGGCCTGGCTCGGCGTGGCGGGGTCAAGCGGATCTCGGGTCTGATCTACGAGGAGACCCGCGGGGTGCTGAAGGTTTTCCTGGAGAATGTGATCAGGGACGAGGTCACCTACACCGAGCACGCCAAGCGCAAGACGGTCACtgccatggatgtggtgtacgctcTGAAACGCCAGGGCCGCACTCTCTACGGGTTCGGCGGCTAA